A DNA window from Pseudarthrobacter sp. W1I19 contains the following coding sequences:
- a CDS encoding ABC transporter ATP-binding protein, which yields MSVAIQVSNISKEFVLRHTRSIKEAVVWLAKGRKGDLSKKFHALHDVSLEVEKGETVALLGLNGSGKSTLLKHISGVMLPDSGFVGTQGRVAGLIEVGAGFHPDLSGRDNVFLNGAILGMSESQIREQFDSIVEFSEIGDFIDTEVKFYSSGMYLRLAFSVAVHTDPEIFLVDEILAVGDEPFQRKCLDKIKQLSDAGKTLIVVSHDLDLVSRICDRGVVLDHGNVVFDGPIGEAVTNLRAANQR from the coding sequence ATGTCAGTTGCCATTCAGGTCAGCAACATCAGCAAGGAGTTTGTACTTCGGCATACCCGCTCTATCAAGGAAGCCGTCGTTTGGCTTGCGAAAGGGCGAAAGGGTGATCTTTCTAAAAAGTTTCACGCCTTGCATGACGTAAGCCTGGAAGTCGAAAAAGGGGAGACAGTTGCGCTCCTGGGGCTCAACGGCTCCGGGAAGTCGACCCTTCTCAAGCACATCTCGGGAGTGATGCTTCCTGACAGCGGGTTCGTAGGAACACAAGGGAGAGTCGCGGGACTGATTGAGGTGGGCGCTGGCTTCCATCCCGACCTCTCCGGCCGGGACAACGTTTTCCTCAATGGCGCCATTCTCGGCATGTCGGAAAGCCAGATACGGGAACAGTTCGATTCCATTGTTGAGTTTTCCGAAATTGGTGACTTCATCGATACTGAGGTGAAGTTCTACTCTTCCGGGATGTACCTCCGGCTGGCATTTTCTGTAGCTGTCCACACGGATCCGGAGATCTTTCTTGTTGATGAAATCCTGGCAGTGGGCGATGAACCGTTCCAGCGTAAATGTCTCGATAAGATCAAACAGCTTTCGGACGCCGGAAAGACCCTCATAGTCGTCAGTCATGATTTGGATCTTGTATCGCGCATCTGCGACCGCGGGGTCGTGCTGGACCATGGAAATGTCGTTTTTGACGGTCCTATCGGTGAAGCTGTTACTAACCTGAGGGCGGCGAACCAACGCTAG
- the glf gene encoding UDP-galactopyranose mutase — MTADLVIVGSGFFGLTIAEQAATELGLKVVVLDRRHHIGGNAYSEKEEQTGIEIHRYGAHLFHTSNERVWEYVNRFTTFTNYVHKVYGVHKGEVYSLPINLATINQFFRANLTPGQARDLIQEQAGELAGTDPQNLNDKGIQLIGRPLYEAFIKHYTGKQWQTDPKDLPAGIISRLPVRYNYDNRYFNDKYEGLPTNGYTAWIEKMAEHPNIEVRLNTDFFDESHEYSKNKVVGNIPVVYTGPVDRYFDYAEGDLSWRTIDFEEEVLDVGDFQGTSVVNYNDADIPYTRVIEPRHFHPERDYQTEKTVIMREFSRFAEKGDEPYYPVNTSADRERLLKYRDLAAAEKAVLFGGRLGTYKYLDMHMAIGAALSMFDNKIRPHYESGVQLESGGVDA, encoded by the coding sequence GTGACCGCTGACCTTGTCATCGTAGGGTCCGGCTTTTTTGGCCTGACAATCGCAGAACAGGCCGCTACTGAGCTCGGCTTGAAGGTGGTTGTCCTCGACCGCCGCCACCACATCGGCGGTAATGCCTACAGCGAAAAGGAAGAGCAAACCGGTATTGAAATCCACCGGTACGGCGCCCACCTTTTCCACACATCCAACGAGCGGGTGTGGGAGTACGTCAACAGGTTCACCACCTTCACCAATTACGTGCACAAGGTCTACGGCGTGCACAAGGGCGAGGTCTATTCCCTGCCGATCAACCTCGCGACCATCAACCAGTTCTTCCGCGCCAACCTCACCCCGGGCCAGGCGAGGGACCTTATCCAGGAGCAGGCTGGCGAGCTTGCAGGAACTGATCCCCAGAACCTCAACGACAAGGGCATCCAGCTGATCGGCCGGCCCCTGTACGAAGCCTTCATCAAGCACTACACCGGGAAGCAGTGGCAGACGGACCCCAAGGACCTGCCGGCGGGCATCATCTCGCGGCTTCCGGTGCGCTACAACTACGACAACCGGTACTTCAATGACAAGTACGAAGGCCTGCCGACGAACGGCTACACAGCCTGGATTGAAAAGATGGCCGAGCACCCCAACATCGAGGTGCGGCTGAATACCGACTTCTTCGACGAGTCGCATGAGTACAGCAAAAACAAGGTTGTGGGGAACATCCCGGTGGTGTACACAGGCCCCGTGGACCGCTACTTCGACTATGCCGAAGGCGACCTGTCATGGCGCACCATCGATTTTGAGGAAGAGGTTCTGGACGTTGGTGACTTCCAGGGCACGTCCGTTGTGAACTACAACGACGCCGACATCCCCTACACCCGGGTGATCGAACCACGGCATTTCCACCCCGAGCGTGACTACCAGACCGAGAAGACGGTCATCATGCGCGAATTCTCGCGGTTCGCCGAGAAGGGGGACGAGCCCTACTACCCGGTGAACACCTCCGCCGACCGGGAGCGCCTGCTCAAGTACCGGGACCTCGCCGCCGCAGAGAAAGCCGTCCTGTTTGGCGGACGCCTGGGCACCTACAAGTACCTGGACATGCACATGGCTATCGGGGCTGCGCTGAGCATGTTCGACAACAAGATCCGGCCGCACTATGAAAGCGGCGTACAGCTGGAAAGTGGAGGCGTGGACGCATGA
- a CDS encoding FtsK/SpoIIIE domain-containing protein, giving the protein MKFHCTLVRSQESGLQDAPLELTIQAPEGTAGAHIQSQLTRQFGAGGVSVSSKALQSLTVGEAPLVNGAVLIEGAALHGARNLRRRAPADDARLALAVHSGVGAGIVVPLRRGSYTIGRSSTRIVIPDPELSREHARLDVTETDIMIIDLDSANGVDVDGERVRNAVISTDSVIRCGNTKMSLVLLDLPERALADAGMSTQEPLTVTGRTEASNRTVLVLTAALPLLIGVGLAVITGMWMFLAFSAASAVSVLVPLAAGRRQRRELAKAVAAAVEEDRKRRRLAGPSLACLVLAARQKQGNPKEGSQRPVGKTQTASSDDGVEEAGVWLRLGEASQPPNVKVEPGYPSAGLPSAGIVPVALDPDIARTTFRGPEAVADGLVRSLVMQLAGYPRARTTRVLIVGDAERLPLAARYLQGSTLTASSNDARRILAEGFGSAHQRGVLIMLGTSSAQDDDTTSALAAGLGWQVLQFLPAAGGGDRPWEAVISERTSILRSPAGEVAFVPDLAPEAVFSDFCRNLAGQPAPPDKGHNAVPSSCSLSDFLPLSPAGVAARWTASAQADGLPVPMGISATGTHGLDLVSDGPHLLVAGTTGSGKSELLRTLALALALSHPPDRVNFLFVDFKGGSGLSPLTKLVHCVGLLTDLSTYELERTMASLRAEIRLREEALAAARVPDLASYRSTWASHNFPLPHLVIVIDEFRMLVDDAPEVLRELMRIAAIGRSLGIHLVMATQRPQGAVTADIRANVTSSIALRVQSDMESCDIINTKDAAGISVGTPGRAFMARGTEAPQEFQTATIGTAPGGSDRADVFKVQRAVDCFTSHGTSDAGRESSGGQPSGQRTPTQAAQPLVEIVQDLWHGQNGPAPRRPVAAPLPSNLPVPDGRLPAVHPGRGKGAGWMTELGLMDLPEEQKVVPLVWKPPEHSHLALVGGPSSGALDALEFAVSQLALHPVEAHCYLLDAGGTFRGLAPSGRVGAQVGTHELRRAVRVLERLKQEMARRLSRGGMKGEVPLVLAISGWGSWISALRAGPLAWAEDLVQDLARDGSRADIVVMLEGDRELVSSRTFALLANRLYFPTGSNPDSRIAWPRMPATARHKGRAVAFGPIAGGGPAVSQLYRPDPEILSKPGLASATPPTKRPFRIEPLPALVQATKISSSATSNRTSSLESPKPANSAPGNNNGANSSNGRPLLIGVGGDELEPASISLPYGGVLTVLGGPGSGKTNFLKALPLMNPAGGPWLRREADGDPSEYWQKSVAMAAAGRTQPGTVALVDDADLLNAEALQHLWELNALGCAVVLTANYSPLLSQRVPLAMKSRASGTGVLLAPRSLQDGDLFGTRFEVEAHPPPGRGVLISRSVARSIQVGWANSNGPHT; this is encoded by the coding sequence ATGAAATTCCATTGCACCCTCGTCCGCAGCCAGGAGTCCGGGCTGCAGGACGCACCCCTGGAACTGACCATCCAGGCCCCCGAAGGCACTGCTGGTGCCCACATCCAAAGCCAACTGACGCGCCAGTTCGGCGCAGGGGGCGTATCGGTCAGCAGCAAGGCGCTTCAGTCACTCACGGTGGGTGAAGCCCCCTTGGTTAATGGCGCGGTTCTGATCGAGGGGGCCGCCCTGCACGGCGCGCGTAACTTACGACGGCGGGCGCCCGCTGATGATGCTCGCCTCGCCCTTGCGGTTCACAGCGGCGTGGGCGCCGGCATCGTCGTGCCGTTACGCCGCGGCTCGTACACCATCGGCAGGAGCAGTACCCGGATCGTGATCCCCGACCCCGAACTCTCCCGTGAACACGCCCGCCTCGATGTCACCGAAACGGACATCATGATCATCGATTTGGACAGCGCAAACGGCGTCGACGTGGACGGCGAGAGGGTTCGGAACGCAGTCATTTCCACGGACTCTGTCATCCGTTGCGGGAACACAAAAATGTCGCTGGTTCTGCTGGACCTGCCGGAAAGAGCACTCGCGGACGCCGGGATGTCCACCCAGGAGCCCCTCACCGTCACCGGCCGAACGGAGGCAAGCAACCGGACAGTGCTCGTCCTGACGGCAGCCCTTCCGTTGCTGATCGGGGTGGGGCTTGCCGTGATCACTGGGATGTGGATGTTCCTCGCCTTTTCAGCCGCTTCAGCAGTATCCGTCCTCGTGCCCCTCGCCGCCGGGCGACGCCAGCGGCGGGAGCTTGCCAAAGCTGTTGCAGCCGCCGTGGAGGAAGACCGGAAACGACGACGCCTGGCGGGCCCGTCGCTTGCATGCCTTGTGCTGGCCGCCCGCCAGAAGCAAGGCAACCCGAAAGAGGGCAGCCAAAGACCGGTCGGCAAAACGCAGACTGCCTCCTCCGACGATGGCGTTGAGGAGGCCGGTGTGTGGCTGCGGCTTGGCGAGGCTTCCCAACCGCCAAACGTGAAAGTTGAGCCGGGCTACCCTTCCGCCGGCCTACCATCCGCAGGCATCGTTCCCGTAGCTTTGGATCCGGATATCGCCAGGACCACCTTCCGGGGACCGGAAGCCGTGGCCGACGGCCTGGTCCGTTCGCTCGTCATGCAACTCGCCGGCTACCCCAGGGCCCGCACCACCCGCGTTCTCATCGTGGGCGACGCGGAGCGCCTTCCTCTGGCCGCGCGGTACCTGCAGGGCAGCACTCTCACCGCTTCCTCCAATGACGCACGCAGGATTTTGGCCGAGGGGTTTGGTTCCGCCCATCAACGTGGTGTCCTCATCATGCTCGGAACTTCGAGTGCACAGGACGACGACACGACGTCCGCCCTGGCGGCGGGGCTTGGCTGGCAGGTCCTTCAGTTCCTCCCTGCTGCCGGCGGAGGTGACCGCCCCTGGGAGGCGGTAATTTCTGAGCGGACATCCATCCTTCGGAGCCCGGCCGGTGAGGTTGCCTTCGTCCCGGATCTCGCCCCGGAGGCAGTGTTCAGCGATTTCTGCCGGAACCTCGCCGGACAACCGGCCCCGCCGGACAAAGGACACAACGCTGTCCCCAGCTCCTGCTCGCTCAGTGACTTCCTGCCGCTTTCCCCAGCCGGGGTCGCGGCCCGGTGGACTGCGAGCGCACAGGCCGATGGTTTGCCTGTGCCTATGGGAATCAGCGCCACTGGAACGCACGGCCTGGACCTCGTCTCAGACGGCCCGCATCTGCTGGTCGCGGGAACCACGGGCTCTGGCAAGTCTGAACTGCTCCGCACGCTCGCCCTGGCATTGGCGCTCAGTCATCCGCCAGACCGCGTGAATTTCCTTTTCGTTGATTTCAAGGGCGGGTCCGGGCTTAGCCCCTTGACCAAACTCGTCCACTGCGTCGGGCTGCTGACCGATCTGTCCACCTACGAGCTCGAACGCACCATGGCCTCGCTCAGGGCTGAGATCAGGTTGCGGGAGGAGGCACTGGCCGCCGCCCGGGTACCGGATCTCGCCTCGTACCGTTCCACCTGGGCTTCCCACAACTTTCCGCTCCCCCACCTTGTGATTGTGATCGATGAATTCAGGATGCTCGTTGACGATGCGCCGGAGGTACTGCGGGAATTGATGCGGATCGCAGCAATCGGGCGGTCACTGGGGATCCACCTGGTGATGGCTACCCAGCGGCCGCAGGGAGCCGTCACAGCGGACATCCGTGCCAATGTCACCTCCAGCATTGCCCTTCGAGTGCAATCCGATATGGAGTCCTGCGACATTATCAACACCAAGGATGCAGCCGGTATCAGCGTGGGTACGCCGGGACGGGCTTTCATGGCGCGGGGTACTGAGGCGCCGCAGGAATTTCAGACCGCGACGATCGGGACAGCCCCTGGTGGGTCTGACCGGGCGGACGTTTTCAAGGTGCAACGCGCCGTGGACTGCTTTACATCGCATGGAACCAGTGATGCAGGCAGAGAAAGCAGCGGGGGCCAACCGTCCGGGCAGCGGACACCCACCCAAGCTGCCCAGCCGTTGGTGGAGATCGTGCAGGACCTGTGGCACGGCCAGAACGGGCCGGCACCCCGCCGTCCGGTGGCCGCTCCCCTGCCTTCGAACCTGCCGGTTCCTGACGGCAGACTGCCGGCAGTCCACCCCGGCAGAGGGAAAGGTGCAGGATGGATGACCGAACTCGGACTGATGGATCTGCCCGAAGAACAAAAGGTGGTCCCCCTCGTATGGAAGCCCCCGGAGCACAGTCATCTGGCGCTGGTCGGCGGCCCGTCTTCAGGTGCGCTGGATGCCCTCGAATTCGCCGTCTCCCAACTTGCCCTCCATCCGGTGGAAGCCCACTGCTACCTGCTGGACGCAGGCGGAACTTTCCGTGGCCTTGCCCCCTCGGGGCGGGTTGGAGCGCAGGTGGGCACGCACGAGCTGCGGCGGGCAGTCCGGGTGCTGGAGCGCCTGAAACAGGAGATGGCCCGGCGGCTAAGCCGCGGTGGCATGAAGGGCGAGGTGCCACTGGTACTGGCTATTTCCGGATGGGGATCATGGATATCGGCGCTGCGCGCAGGACCCCTGGCTTGGGCTGAAGACCTCGTGCAAGATCTGGCCCGGGACGGCAGCCGGGCGGACATTGTGGTGATGCTTGAGGGCGATAGGGAACTTGTCAGTTCCCGGACGTTCGCTTTGCTTGCTAACCGGCTCTATTTCCCCACCGGATCCAATCCGGACAGCCGCATAGCGTGGCCGCGCATGCCGGCCACAGCACGGCACAAGGGACGGGCCGTAGCGTTTGGCCCTATCGCCGGCGGCGGCCCCGCCGTAAGCCAGCTGTACCGCCCGGACCCGGAAATCCTGAGCAAGCCGGGCCTGGCCTCGGCGACGCCGCCCACAAAGCGTCCCTTCCGCATCGAACCACTTCCTGCGCTGGTGCAGGCCACCAAGATCAGTTCGAGCGCAACGAGCAATCGGACCAGCTCCCTCGAGTCTCCAAAGCCGGCCAATAGCGCGCCAGGCAACAACAACGGGGCAAACAGCAGCAACGGCCGGCCACTGTTGATTGGCGTTGGCGGGGATGAGCTCGAGCCAGCATCCATCAGCCTGCCGTACGGAGGCGTGCTCACAGTCCTGGGCGGGCCCGGATCCGGGAAAACCAACTTCCTGAAGGCGTTGCCGCTGATGAATCCGGCAGGCGGGCCATGGCTTCGCCGTGAAGCAGATGGTGACCCCAGTGAGTACTGGCAGAAGTCGGTGGCGATGGCAGCGGCGGGCCGTACGCAACCAGGGACAGTGGCGCTGGTGGACGATGCCGACCTCCTTAACGCCGAAGCCCTGCAGCACCTGTGGGAACTGAACGCATTGGGCTGCGCGGTGGTGCTGACGGCCAACTACAGCCCGCTGCTTTCGCAGCGCGTGCCGTTGGCGATGAAGTCCCGCGCGTCCGGCACCGGAGTGTTGCTGGCTCCGCGTTCATTACAGGATGGGGACCTCTTTGGAACAAGGTTCGAAGTGGAGGCCCACCCGCCGCCCGGCCGAGGAGTGCTAATCTCCCGCAGCGTGGCTCGGAGCATCCAAGTCGGCTGGGCCAACTCCAACGGGCCACATACATAG
- a CDS encoding glycosyltransferase produces the protein MSVAQQNNEMQAAEVQDAAAWTTIQRVILPGERGMETLPLYMDSGVVASAVEVAAGALPQMDDQGLNRTVHADDVLSRTTASVRAGERISFGTYFNAFAASYWKRWTTVREVRLNVRTSGRGTVSVYKSNARGSLQHVETVRVQGDAETTFDLSLVPFGDGGWYWFDVAAGTEEMLFLGAEWQTSAERRKTGTVTVEITTLNKTAFCINNLRILGSHPEALESVKEVIVVDQGTEKVRDADGFMQVRQALGDKLRMIHQNNLGGSGGFARGMYEAVENGSDYVLLLDDDVVIEPESIVRLGIFADYCKTPTLVGGHMFDLHDRNVLHTLGEVVNPYLIGPDEPNPGQRMRHNFARGNLRDTPWMHRRVDVDYNGWWMCLIPTEVIREIGLSLPVFIKWDDSEYGVRAKAAGYNTVSLPGSAVWHVSWIDKDDLVGWQAYFHTRNRFIYALLHSPYDLGGGLLDNSMKLDVKHLISMQYFTVRGRIEAMKDLLKGPDQLHAILATRLPDIRKIAEEYSESQFKPEVEDFPQLKSGRPPRRGRGFSAPSYATIVPWAAKNVIRHVAKPVKETAKEHPQAFVPHQDNKWWRMSQYDSAIVSNADGTGASWYLRDPKRVRELLGESVRVYGKVLKNWPRLRTQYRNALPQITSMEAWKATFESNAQDDVK, from the coding sequence ATGAGCGTGGCCCAGCAGAATAACGAAATGCAAGCCGCAGAAGTTCAGGACGCTGCCGCCTGGACCACGATCCAGCGCGTGATTTTGCCCGGCGAACGGGGGATGGAGACCCTGCCGCTTTATATGGACTCCGGTGTGGTGGCCAGCGCCGTTGAAGTTGCGGCAGGAGCACTCCCACAGATGGACGACCAGGGGCTGAACCGGACTGTTCATGCCGATGACGTGCTCTCCAGGACCACTGCATCGGTCCGGGCCGGTGAGCGGATTTCCTTCGGAACCTACTTCAACGCCTTTGCGGCGTCCTACTGGAAACGGTGGACAACCGTCCGCGAGGTCCGCTTGAATGTCCGCACGTCCGGCCGCGGTACGGTCAGCGTTTACAAATCGAACGCCCGCGGCTCCCTCCAGCATGTCGAGACTGTCAGGGTCCAGGGTGATGCCGAAACCACTTTCGACCTTTCCCTCGTTCCGTTCGGGGACGGCGGCTGGTATTGGTTTGACGTTGCTGCTGGAACCGAGGAAATGCTCTTCCTCGGTGCCGAATGGCAAACATCGGCAGAACGCCGTAAAACGGGCACGGTCACAGTGGAAATCACCACGCTCAATAAGACCGCTTTCTGCATCAACAATCTGCGGATCCTGGGTAGCCATCCGGAAGCATTGGAAAGCGTCAAGGAAGTAATAGTTGTTGACCAAGGTACCGAAAAAGTGCGCGACGCCGACGGTTTCATGCAGGTTCGCCAAGCCTTGGGTGACAAACTCCGAATGATCCATCAGAACAATCTGGGCGGATCAGGAGGTTTCGCCCGGGGCATGTATGAGGCCGTGGAAAATGGAAGCGATTACGTCCTTTTGCTCGACGACGACGTCGTCATTGAACCCGAAAGCATTGTCCGCCTCGGTATCTTCGCGGATTATTGCAAAACACCCACGCTTGTTGGTGGGCATATGTTTGACCTCCACGACCGCAATGTTCTGCACACCCTCGGTGAAGTCGTCAACCCATACTTGATTGGCCCGGATGAGCCGAACCCAGGCCAGCGGATGCGGCACAATTTTGCCCGCGGAAATCTGCGCGATACGCCCTGGATGCACCGCCGGGTTGACGTGGACTACAACGGATGGTGGATGTGCCTGATTCCCACCGAGGTTATCCGTGAGATCGGCTTGTCCTTGCCTGTTTTCATCAAATGGGACGATTCCGAGTACGGCGTACGGGCCAAAGCGGCCGGTTACAACACCGTTTCGCTGCCGGGATCGGCAGTTTGGCACGTGTCCTGGATTGATAAAGACGACCTGGTCGGCTGGCAGGCGTACTTCCACACCCGCAATCGCTTCATCTACGCCCTTCTTCACAGCCCGTACGACCTGGGCGGGGGTCTCCTGGACAATTCCATGAAGTTGGATGTAAAGCATCTCATTTCCATGCAGTACTTCACTGTCCGCGGCAGGATTGAGGCCATGAAGGATCTCCTGAAAGGCCCGGATCAGTTGCACGCGATCCTCGCCACCAGGTTGCCGGACATTCGCAAGATCGCCGAGGAGTATTCGGAATCGCAGTTCAAACCAGAAGTTGAGGACTTCCCGCAACTGAAGTCCGGACGCCCGCCCCGTCGGGGCAGGGGCTTCTCGGCTCCGTCGTACGCGACCATTGTGCCCTGGGCAGCCAAGAACGTCATCCGGCACGTGGCGAAGCCTGTCAAGGAAACTGCAAAGGAACACCCGCAGGCCTTTGTGCCGCACCAGGACAACAAGTGGTGGCGTATGTCGCAATACGACAGCGCCATTGTGTCGAACGCCGACGGAACAGGTGCTTCATGGTACCTGCGCGACCCGAAGCGTGTGCGTGAGCTTCTCGGGGAAAGCGTAAGAGTTTATGGCAAGGTGCTCAAGAACTGGCCTCGCCTTAGGACTCAGTATCGGAATGCGTTGCCTCAGATCACGTCCATGGAGGCGTGGAAGGCCACCTTCGAGAGTAATGCCCAGGACGATGTGAAATGA
- a CDS encoding ABC transporter permease, translating to MSQTGEVAGLESPGVGGGLFDVFRQRFLLKLLVKKELQVRYRGSVLGLLWSYVKPGVQFVVFYIALGVFLGLEKSARNPDGLANYAVYLFSGIVLINFFTEALSNAARSIVSNGGLIKKIYLPRELFPVASVWVSGVHFVPQLLVLIVACMAVGWKPTALQLLAALAGFLIVTMLATGLGLLFGSANVYFRDFENLVDMLLMVATWASPVMYAWTMVRDKIGDFWFTVYQVNPITVGIEAFHYAFWLPTTDGSAALPPNLLSLWIPLGFAISAAVLVLGQWTFRRLEGRFAQEL from the coding sequence ATGAGTCAGACTGGGGAGGTCGCAGGGCTTGAGTCTCCCGGTGTAGGGGGTGGACTGTTCGACGTATTTCGCCAACGTTTTCTGCTAAAGCTTCTGGTCAAGAAGGAACTCCAGGTTCGTTACCGGGGGTCGGTACTTGGCCTGTTGTGGTCCTACGTGAAGCCCGGTGTGCAGTTTGTTGTGTTCTACATTGCACTCGGCGTTTTTCTGGGACTCGAAAAAAGCGCCCGCAATCCCGATGGGCTGGCAAATTACGCAGTGTATCTCTTCTCGGGCATAGTGCTCATCAACTTCTTTACTGAGGCATTAAGTAACGCGGCCCGTTCAATTGTCAGCAACGGCGGCCTCATCAAGAAGATTTATTTGCCGAGGGAGCTGTTCCCGGTCGCTTCGGTTTGGGTTTCGGGAGTGCACTTCGTTCCACAGCTGCTGGTGCTCATAGTCGCCTGCATGGCTGTGGGGTGGAAACCAACGGCCCTCCAGTTACTTGCTGCCCTGGCCGGCTTCCTTATCGTTACGATGCTGGCGACCGGCCTTGGTCTCCTGTTCGGTTCCGCCAACGTATACTTTCGTGATTTCGAGAACCTGGTAGATATGCTCTTGATGGTGGCCACCTGGGCGTCACCGGTCATGTATGCCTGGACCATGGTGCGGGACAAGATCGGGGATTTCTGGTTCACGGTCTATCAGGTGAACCCGATTACCGTCGGCATAGAAGCGTTCCACTATGCGTTTTGGTTGCCAACGACGGATGGCAGTGCGGCGCTGCCGCCCAACTTGCTATCTCTGTGGATACCCCTCGGTTTTGCCATTTCAGCCGCTGTCTTGGTCCTCGGGCAGTGGACGTTTCGCAGGCTTGAAGGCCGATTTGCGCAGGAGCTTTAA
- a CDS encoding acyltransferase, which translates to MSTVADSADVSEEAIIGAGTKVWHLAQVRESAQVGENCVIGRGAYIGPGAMLGDNCKVQNYALVYEPAVLEAGVFIGPAVVLTNDVFPRAVTPDGELKTEDDWDKVGVTIREGAAIGARAVCIAPVTIGAWATVAAGAVVTKNVPDFALVAGVPARRVGWVGKAGHPLHHEGGEWVCPQTGARYVEQEGILAEG; encoded by the coding sequence GTGAGCACTGTTGCAGACAGCGCTGATGTGTCCGAGGAAGCCATCATCGGGGCAGGAACAAAAGTGTGGCATTTGGCACAGGTCCGGGAGTCCGCGCAGGTGGGGGAGAACTGTGTGATCGGCCGCGGGGCCTATATAGGTCCAGGCGCCATGCTGGGCGACAACTGCAAGGTCCAGAACTATGCCCTGGTGTACGAGCCGGCGGTGCTGGAGGCCGGCGTATTTATTGGTCCTGCGGTGGTGCTGACCAACGACGTTTTCCCCCGGGCTGTGACTCCCGACGGCGAGCTGAAGACAGAGGACGACTGGGACAAAGTCGGTGTCACTATCCGCGAAGGTGCGGCTATCGGGGCCCGGGCGGTGTGTATCGCGCCGGTGACTATCGGTGCATGGGCAACAGTCGCCGCTGGTGCTGTTGTCACCAAGAATGTGCCCGACTTTGCCCTTGTGGCGGGCGTACCCGCCCGGCGTGTTGGTTGGGTTGGGAAGGCGGGCCACCCGCTGCACCACGAAGGCGGAGAATGGGTTTGCCCCCAGACCGGAGCCAGGTACGTTGAGCAGGAAGGCATCCTGGCCGAGGGGTAA